The region CCATCGATCACTTCGGCAAAATCTCGCAGGTAGACGCGGGGTTGGGGGTTAGAAGGTTGAAGGTTAGAAGGTTGAAGGTTAGAAGGTTGAAGGTTTGAGCTTGTTTCTGTGCTGTTGACTTCAAAGGAGAGATTGCGAATTTCTTGAGCATCCCCAAAGCGTCCAACGGTGCGGGTTAAAGGTTCTGAACTCTCCCCTCGCAGACGCCCACCGGAAACATCCAAATTCCGCTCTTCAAGGGCATCCAACACATCCGTCAAACCAATGCCCAAAGCTTGTAAGCGATTCGGGTCAATTTGAACCAAGACTTCTTCTTGGACTCCCCCCGCAACATCCACCGATGCCACCCCAGGCACGACGCCGAGTTCGCGGCTGAGTTCTTCATCGGCAAACACGCGTAAATCGACATCCCGCAACGACGGAGCACGCAAGGCAAATTCATAAACCGGCAACTGGGATGGGTCGGCTTTGAACAAGCGTGGCTGTTCAACAATATCGGGTAGCCTGCCTTGAGCGCGGTTAAAGCTAGCCGTAGCATCGTTCAAGGCTTGGTCAATATTGCCCCCCGGTTGGAAGAACAGGTCTAAACTCACCTGTCCCTCACGGGTTTGGGAATAAATCTGTACCACTCCCTCAGTGGCGCTTAAGGCTTCCTCCAAGGGTTTGGTAATTTCTTCCACCGCTACCTCTGGCGAGACTCCAGGTGCAGAGAGACGCACGCCAATCCGAGGATAGGTAATTGACGGCAGTAAATCGACCTGAATTTGGGTGAGGAAAAAGACCCCCAGCACGATCGCTGTGAGGGTTAGCATCAGGGTACCAATGTGTTTACGAATCGCGATCGCACTGATGCTGAATCCCGATGTCCCAGCATTCTGCATTAGCGCTGCTCCTGTTGTTCTGTGGTTTTTGACAGTATGCTCACACGCACCTTGTCGCCATCCTTCAAGGGCTTCTCACTACGGGCGACAAACTTTTCTCCCGGCTTCAACCCTGAAAGGATTTCCACTTTATCATTTGCCCTTGTCCCTACTTGAACAGGACGGGCTTGGGCTTTGGCTTGGTCACTTTCACCTGTGACTACAAACACCGTTGCTTCTGTGAATTGTGGATTTTCCCCCTTGGATAGAGTGGCATTGGTTTTTGCATTGCTCGCCTGTTCTAAGGTGGGCAAAGAAGATCCCCCTGTACGATTTCTTTCCCCAGCTCCGAAGAGTGCACTTTGGGGTACCACGATCCGAGGCGCAGTGTTTGGTTCAAAGTTTATTCGTGCAAACAGTCCACTGCCAATTCTGCCGTTGCTGTTGGGAATCGTGATTTCCACGCTTCCTTGAAGTGCACGTCTGTTAGCGGCTGGGGAAATACGGGTGACTCTCCCTGTCACTACCTCATTGGCAAAGGCATCCAAGCTCACCTGCACTGATTGACCAACTTGAACCTTTGAGAGTTCTAAATCTGATACGGGTACCTCTACTTTTACGCTGCTGAAATCTCCCAGGCGTAAGATTGGGTCTCCTGGCTGTACGAGGTTTCCTGGTTCGCTGACTTTTCCTACAACAACGCCCGTAATGGGGGACGCTAGCAGGGCATAGGACTGGCGCTCTTGTGCTTGAGCAATAGTGGCGCGTTGAGCTTCAACCCGGCCTTGAGCAGCAGCAACAGCCTGTTGTTCTGTAGCAATTTGTGCGATCGCGGAATTCAGTCTTTGTTGAGCCGTGGCGGCAGCAGTTTGGGCTAATTCGGCTTGTTGCTTGGCAATGGCACCGACTGAGGAGAGCGACAACAGACGTTTGGCATCGACTTGTGCCTGTTT is a window of Microcoleus sp. AS-A8 DNA encoding:
- a CDS encoding efflux RND transporter periplasmic adaptor subunit; translated protein: MYSNSLSAYSSTAPIHTAKRFSQVTASKGKHKKEISLWLLIFLLMPLPFLTGCSGLSKTEAEAQSNSSRNKAGKGGTAVDVAIAKTEILEEPFKTTGTTQPVRQVSLSAQVEGRLLSLQVDVGDPVKKGQILARLDDSLLVTSVTQGKAELAALQSEVSRAQTQVKSAQAEAEQARAELKQAQVDAKRLLSLSSVGAIAKQQAELAQTAAATAQQRLNSAIAQIATEQQAVAAAQGRVEAQRATIAQAQERQSYALLASPITGVVVGKVSEPGNLVQPGDPILRLGDFSSVKVEVPVSDLELSKVQVGQSVQVSLDAFANEVVTGRVTRISPAANRRALQGSVEITIPNSNGRIGSGLFARINFEPNTAPRIVVPQSALFGAGERNRTGGSSLPTLEQASNAKTNATLSKGENPQFTEATVFVVTGESDQAKAQARPVQVGTRANDKVEILSGLKPGEKFVARSEKPLKDGDKVRVSILSKTTEQQEQR